One part of the Treponema sp. OMZ 787 genome encodes these proteins:
- the der gene encoding ribosome biogenesis GTPase Der, with protein MPKNKDDFFDEENINNESSEVSHQKKYKNIPLIAIVGRPNVGKSTLFNRFLRKRRSITDPTPGVTRDPVEAQAIVNGLPVLLVDTGGFKLTRSGEKTEDTIDELVMEKTISTLKKADRILLLLDAGLATAEDEEFIQFLRPYFNKLVVAVNKTEGGRLMAEACNYYSYGFKSLTCISAEHGDNISDLAEVLTEGLDFSKAEEFEEDDRIRITIVGKPNTGKSTLANYLTNSSASIISNVAGTTRDIVEGEFSYKNKKFVIQDTAGIRRKAKVNENIEYYSVVRAIKSMDNADIVFHMIDVQEGLTEQDKKIIVQATNRGLGVIFVLNKWDLMEQTKQAFKDEEERIKVMFGKMDYAPVLAISANEGTGIKDLLNTAVKMFEQLNKKIETSALNIALKDWLQAAPPPQGRQTAFTFKYIVQTGSRPPEFLLFSNRPDYVTESYMRYIQNKIRSDLGFEMIPILLKVKGSRKRWEERL; from the coding sequence ATGCCGAAAAATAAAGACGATTTTTTTGATGAAGAAAATATAAACAATGAGAGTTCGGAAGTTTCTCATCAAAAAAAATATAAGAACATTCCCCTGATAGCCATTGTAGGCCGCCCTAATGTCGGGAAGTCTACATTGTTTAACCGTTTTTTAAGAAAGCGCCGCTCGATCACGGATCCGACTCCCGGTGTAACCCGCGATCCTGTTGAAGCTCAGGCAATCGTAAATGGTCTTCCTGTTCTTCTTGTAGATACGGGCGGTTTTAAACTGACCAGGAGCGGGGAAAAGACAGAAGATACTATCGACGAGCTTGTTATGGAAAAAACTATTTCTACATTAAAAAAAGCCGATAGGATTTTACTTCTTCTTGATGCAGGACTTGCGACGGCTGAGGACGAAGAGTTTATTCAATTTTTGCGTCCCTATTTTAATAAGCTGGTTGTTGCCGTAAACAAGACCGAGGGCGGAAGGCTCATGGCAGAGGCTTGTAACTATTATTCTTACGGTTTTAAGTCCTTGACCTGCATAAGTGCAGAACACGGCGACAATATTTCAGACTTGGCCGAAGTACTGACAGAAGGGCTGGACTTTAGCAAGGCAGAAGAGTTTGAAGAAGATGACAGAATAAGAATTACTATTGTGGGTAAACCCAATACGGGAAAATCGACCTTGGCAAATTATCTTACAAATTCTTCTGCCTCGATAATTTCGAATGTTGCAGGAACCACCCGCGATATTGTTGAAGGCGAATTTTCTTATAAAAATAAAAAATTCGTTATTCAGGACACGGCAGGGATAAGGCGCAAGGCAAAGGTGAACGAGAATATAGAGTATTATTCCGTAGTGCGTGCAATTAAAAGCATGGACAATGCCGACATAGTTTTTCACATGATAGATGTTCAAGAAGGCTTAACCGAGCAGGATAAAAAAATTATAGTGCAGGCTACCAACCGCGGGCTTGGAGTTATCTTTGTTTTAAACAAATGGGATTTGATGGAGCAAACAAAGCAAGCCTTTAAGGATGAAGAAGAGCGCATAAAGGTTATGTTCGGCAAAATGGACTATGCTCCCGTGCTTGCAATTTCGGCAAATGAGGGAACGGGAATTAAGGATCTTTTAAATACTGCCGTCAAAATGTTCGAGCAGCTAAATAAAAAAATAGAAACCTCAGCCCTTAACATTGCCTTAAAAGATTGGCTTCAAGCAGCTCCTCCTCCGCAAGGCCGTCAAACAGCCTTTACCTTTAAGTACATTGTGCAGACCGGTTCCCGCCCGCCTGAGTTTTTATTGTTTTCAAACAGGCCTGATTATGTAACTGAGTCCTATATGCGCTATATTCAAAATAAAATCAGAAGCGATTTGGGTTTTGAAATGATTCCCATTTTGTTAAAGGTTAAGGGAAGCCGAAAGCGCTGGGAAGAAAGGCTTTAA
- a CDS encoding MerR family transcriptional regulator, translating to MKGFSIGEVEKITGVKSHTLRYWEENVPILQPKKDLGGRRLYSSHDLGIIYRLDYLINKKKYTVEGAAAEIINQSAAQGSVTAKISELRDQLLNIYEIIREEKNDGTK from the coding sequence ATGAAAGGTTTTTCGATAGGTGAAGTTGAAAAAATTACGGGAGTAAAGTCTCATACTCTGCGATATTGGGAAGAGAACGTCCCTATCTTGCAGCCTAAAAAAGACTTAGGCGGAAGAAGATTGTACAGCTCCCATGATTTGGGAATTATCTATCGGCTTGACTATTTAATAAATAAAAAGAAGTACACGGTTGAAGGTGCTGCCGCCGAGATAATAAATCAAAGTGCAGCTCAAGGCTCGGTTACAGCAAAAATATCCGAGCTTAGAGATCAACTTCTGAATATCTACGAAATTATACGGGAAGAAAAAAATGACGGAACAAAATAA
- the ptsP gene encoding phosphoenolpyruvate--protein phosphotransferase: MKKLNGLIASDGLAAGPLYCVMEQPETVIPSYSISENEIGPQKSRLAGAVEKAKNELSELISSSSDGEKSENDKTGEDIISTHILMLSDTAFLDSVFADIEKTRMNAESVLKRKLDETVAMLKSAGDEYLSARAVDIQDAFESVFVHLLKQGPRDSRFTKVPKGAIIAAKLIKPSEALLVKNAGVSGIIMEEGGITSHISIMARAWDIPMLVGVKDCMDFARTNMPAALDADGGFVLFNPSKTLIKEYEARIEKRKAEIKELLEAQKNYTERLSITTKDGVKVSVNANIAFPEEIENKFVTVSNGIGLFRSEFLFLEDGKIPDEDTQFEAYKKVVEAMGKKPVIIRTFDVGADKMIDEQEHLREKNPLLGWRAVRYCIDRKEVFKTQIKAILRAGVFGNVFLLIPMISNIEEIIEVKKIIEECKLECNAAGKKIIEKVNVGIMVEVPSTAVAADLYAPHLDFFSIGTNDLIQYTMAADRENTKVAYLANYFEPAVLRLIKNVIDAQRFIKEQEGHLVSMCGEMASHEDAAFLLLGMGLRHFSMPAGKILKMQKFMQSVNVKDAESLYEEIKTLNSAAQIKEKVTKTLEKYYAEK, translated from the coding sequence ATGAAAAAACTTAACGGACTCATAGCTTCCGACGGTTTAGCCGCCGGGCCCTTATATTGTGTGATGGAGCAGCCTGAAACGGTTATTCCCTCTTATTCCATATCCGAAAATGAAATCGGTCCGCAAAAATCAAGATTGGCCGGTGCCGTCGAAAAGGCAAAGAACGAGCTTTCCGAATTAATATCCTCATCTTCGGATGGGGAAAAAAGCGAAAACGACAAGACCGGCGAAGATATTATCTCTACCCACATTCTTATGCTGTCGGATACGGCCTTTTTGGATTCCGTTTTTGCCGATATCGAAAAAACAAGAATGAATGCCGAGTCCGTTTTAAAAAGAAAATTGGACGAAACCGTTGCAATGTTAAAATCAGCCGGGGATGAGTACCTGAGTGCAAGGGCTGTGGATATTCAGGATGCCTTTGAATCCGTCTTTGTACATCTCCTCAAACAGGGGCCGAGAGATTCAAGATTTACGAAGGTTCCCAAGGGCGCTATTATTGCAGCTAAACTGATAAAGCCCTCTGAAGCCCTCTTGGTCAAAAATGCGGGAGTGAGCGGTATAATCATGGAAGAAGGCGGCATTACCAGCCATATCTCGATTATGGCCCGGGCTTGGGATATTCCCATGCTTGTGGGCGTAAAAGACTGTATGGATTTTGCCAGAACAAATATGCCTGCAGCCCTCGATGCAGACGGAGGCTTTGTTTTGTTTAACCCTTCCAAGACCCTCATAAAAGAATATGAGGCCCGTATCGAAAAAAGAAAGGCTGAAATTAAGGAACTTTTGGAAGCTCAAAAAAACTATACCGAACGCCTTTCGATTACGACAAAGGACGGAGTTAAGGTTTCGGTAAATGCAAACATTGCCTTCCCCGAAGAAATTGAAAATAAATTCGTTACCGTATCGAACGGCATAGGCCTTTTCCGTTCCGAGTTTTTATTTTTAGAGGACGGAAAAATTCCCGATGAAGATACCCAATTTGAAGCCTATAAAAAAGTTGTTGAGGCAATGGGCAAAAAGCCGGTAATTATCCGCACCTTTGATGTGGGCGCCGACAAGATGATTGACGAACAAGAACATTTACGCGAAAAAAATCCTCTTCTCGGCTGGCGTGCTGTCCGCTATTGTATAGACAGAAAAGAAGTATTTAAAACTCAAATCAAGGCTATCCTAAGAGCCGGAGTATTCGGAAACGTTTTTCTTTTAATTCCTATGATTTCAAATATTGAAGAAATTATCGAAGTTAAAAAAATAATTGAAGAATGTAAACTCGAATGTAATGCTGCCGGAAAAAAAATAATTGAAAAGGTCAATGTCGGAATCATGGTTGAAGTTCCTTCGACGGCTGTAGCTGCCGACCTCTATGCTCCGCATCTGGATTTCTTTTCTATCGGAACAAACGATCTTATTCAATACACGATGGCAGCAGACAGGGAAAACACAAAGGTTGCCTATCTTGCAAATTATTTTGAACCGGCTGTTTTGCGCCTTATCAAAAACGTCATTGATGCACAAAGGTTTATAAAAGAACAGGAAGGGCATTTGGTTTCGATGTGCGGCGAAATGGCCTCGCATGAAGATGCGGCCTTTTTGCTTTTGGGAATGGGCTTGAGGCATTTTAGTATGCCTGCCGGAAAAATTTTAAAAATGCAAAAGTTTATGCAGTCTGTAAATGTCAAGGATGCGGAATCCCTATACGAAGAAATTAAAACTTTAAACTCCGCAGCTCAAATAAAAGAAAAGGTAACAAAAACATTGGAGAAATATTATGCCGAAAAATAA
- the deoC gene encoding deoxyribose-phosphate aldolase, whose protein sequence is MELNKYIDHTLLKPTASEKDIIKICNEAKEYHFASVCVNPCNVSLVSKELNGSDVKVCSVISFPFGTSSTEVKVEEAKRAIAAGAEEIDMVINVGKLLEGDLEYTQNEVSAITKACHEKNVLLKVIVETCYLEEKNIADICAIIEKAGADFIKTSTGYGSRGASVEDIKLFKKYLKKDTKIKASGGVRTREDAETYIGLGCSRIGASSGIAIVTGK, encoded by the coding sequence ATGGAATTAAATAAATATATAGATCACACCCTTCTTAAACCGACGGCTTCCGAAAAGGATATAATCAAGATTTGTAATGAAGCAAAGGAGTATCATTTTGCTTCCGTTTGTGTAAACCCTTGTAATGTTTCATTGGTTAGCAAGGAGCTTAACGGTTCGGATGTAAAAGTGTGCAGCGTTATTTCTTTTCCTTTTGGAACTTCTTCAACAGAGGTAAAGGTAGAAGAAGCTAAAAGAGCCATTGCAGCAGGAGCTGAAGAGATAGACATGGTTATCAATGTCGGAAAACTTTTGGAAGGAGATTTGGAATATACTCAAAATGAGGTGAGCGCCATTACAAAGGCCTGCCATGAAAAAAATGTTCTTCTTAAAGTGATTGTCGAAACCTGTTATCTTGAAGAAAAAAATATCGCGGATATTTGTGCAATTATCGAAAAGGCCGGAGCGGATTTTATAAAAACCTCGACAGGTTACGGTTCCCGCGGTGCTTCGGTTGAAGATATAAAACTTTTTAAAAAGTACTTAAAAAAAGATACGAAGATAAAGGCTTCGGGCGGAGTGCGTACCCGCGAAGATGCGGAAACCTACATCGGCTTGGGCTGTTCAAGAATAGGTGCAAGCAGCGGTATCGCAATTGTTACAGGCAAGTAA
- a CDS encoding tetratricopeptide repeat protein, with protein MSSNLNIIIEQANSAILSRDYDFAEKILLNQFKKQKNTPDEYYQLKSLLGKLYVRSGDMKKGLDVYKELNSLNPNNLDILNNMGVIYRRLNMFNESVVILEKAKAIDTKNETTLYNLGNTYKQNGDYKHAIQCFTDVLEMKPDDALAYNHLASVYFLCKDYPKALETYKLGLKVDPNHPFLNFNLAELYKEEKLYKEAINSYQTAIKTKPNWDEALTAIADCYVQIGESEKAIETYKMLIDSNGKSEDNFTKLAKLYEAARDDKNAEDLYKKATDLNESFLPAVLGYSNLLKNQKRYFDAYNILINAKDKYPDNKELLLNTSEVCLMLEDYAKAKEILNHLSAQIKGDKDVLKMQGKLYSVLGDTKRAELIFERLLQLSPSEINMRAELADLYFHNDKYKEAANELIKYLNEKPQEVSARLKLGKAYEQMKRYDLAKHEYNKIIKNDAKNTEALEAIVELNKKEGNTFEAVRLANEIVDIQTDKAENDDISSLSRSLELYEEAVKSYGDEDILNKNLDKLKLPQEEVDISPEQDLKDLGDIDFEDDDEITLGESFEDMSDLEMPFDDLMELADDEIFDRGEDEESLDNLVYVDAPIDDSPDIDGEYDPLELGQSGFKNGCKNDIPEEEFQLPDTAEKEESALKQPAAPQEPASQYQPPPGKTAPSQSEPHPQAQPPQSSLPEQDTHNETDDSFYNDDETEQQNEEIEKVEATEDFEPRPEPESDYSPMMERPISKKIPHSSSNGSALDEIDLSPDDSFFDPGSTAPDSLIPSSFDDEDIFAPIEETIDEVSEKPNISILPHGVKSSPQFEEELDTIESDEIVKLFMYLRDLLDNLPSVELKDFLISNERIQMEYVINKLSGDVGLKRRMILLNVKGALKKTIDPQTATDKNLKDVLGYLRIVSSQLPDKGFASACIGKINKLIKQIE; from the coding sequence ATGTCGAGTAATTTGAACATAATAATTGAGCAGGCTAATTCAGCTATTTTATCCCGTGACTATGATTTTGCAGAAAAAATTTTATTGAACCAGTTTAAAAAGCAAAAGAATACGCCTGACGAATATTATCAGCTAAAAAGTCTTTTGGGAAAGCTTTATGTCCGATCAGGCGACATGAAAAAAGGCTTGGATGTATATAAAGAGCTCAATTCTCTTAATCCAAATAATTTGGATATTCTAAATAATATGGGTGTTATATACCGCCGTCTGAATATGTTTAATGAATCGGTAGTTATATTGGAAAAGGCAAAGGCTATAGATACTAAAAATGAAACAACTCTTTATAATCTAGGAAATACATATAAACAAAACGGTGATTATAAACATGCAATACAATGTTTTACCGATGTATTGGAAATGAAGCCTGATGATGCCCTTGCATATAATCATTTAGCAAGCGTATATTTTTTATGCAAAGATTATCCTAAGGCTCTTGAAACATATAAACTTGGTTTGAAGGTTGATCCCAATCATCCCTTTTTGAATTTTAATCTTGCAGAATTATATAAAGAAGAAAAACTTTATAAAGAGGCAATTAATTCATATCAAACTGCAATAAAAACAAAACCGAATTGGGATGAAGCTCTTACAGCCATTGCCGATTGTTATGTGCAAATTGGAGAATCGGAAAAAGCGATTGAAACCTATAAAATGCTTATAGATTCAAACGGTAAATCCGAAGATAATTTTACAAAATTGGCAAAACTTTATGAGGCTGCCCGTGATGATAAAAATGCTGAAGATTTGTATAAAAAAGCAACTGATTTAAATGAAAGTTTTTTGCCTGCTGTCCTCGGATATTCTAATTTGCTGAAAAATCAAAAAAGGTATTTTGATGCTTATAATATTTTAATAAATGCTAAAGATAAATATCCTGATAATAAAGAATTATTATTGAATACATCGGAAGTTTGTCTGATGCTTGAAGATTATGCAAAGGCAAAAGAAATTTTAAATCACTTAAGTGCACAAATTAAGGGAGATAAAGATGTTCTTAAAATGCAGGGTAAACTGTATTCCGTATTAGGCGATACTAAAAGAGCTGAACTTATATTTGAGCGCTTACTTCAGCTTTCTCCAAGCGAAATAAATATGAGGGCAGAACTTGCTGATCTTTATTTTCATAACGACAAGTATAAAGAAGCGGCAAACGAACTTATCAAATATCTAAACGAAAAACCTCAAGAAGTTTCGGCTAGGCTAAAATTAGGAAAAGCTTATGAGCAAATGAAAAGATATGACTTGGCCAAGCATGAGTATAATAAGATAATAAAAAATGATGCAAAAAATACGGAAGCTCTTGAAGCAATTGTAGAGTTAAATAAAAAAGAAGGCAACACTTTTGAGGCTGTGCGTCTTGCAAATGAAATTGTAGATATTCAAACCGACAAAGCTGAAAACGATGACATAAGCAGTTTGTCACGGTCTTTGGAATTGTATGAAGAAGCTGTTAAATCATACGGTGATGAAGATATCCTAAATAAAAATCTTGATAAACTTAAACTTCCTCAAGAAGAGGTTGACATAAGCCCTGAGCAAGATCTAAAAGATTTGGGAGATATAGATTTTGAAGATGATGATGAAATAACTTTGGGCGAAAGCTTTGAAGATATGTCTGACTTGGAAATGCCATTTGATGATTTGATGGAATTGGCTGATGACGAAATTTTTGATCGAGGAGAAGATGAAGAGTCGTTGGATAATTTGGTATATGTAGATGCCCCTATTGATGACAGTCCCGATATCGACGGTGAGTATGACCCTCTTGAGCTTGGTCAGTCAGGTTTTAAAAATGGCTGCAAAAACGATATACCTGAAGAAGAATTTCAGCTTCCTGATACGGCAGAAAAAGAAGAGTCGGCTTTAAAACAGCCGGCCGCTCCTCAAGAACCGGCCTCACAGTATCAACCCCCTCCAGGTAAAACGGCCCCGTCTCAATCTGAACCGCATCCTCAAGCTCAGCCTCCTCAGTCAAGCTTACCTGAACAAGACACCCATAATGAGACTGATGACTCTTTTTATAATGATGACGAAACTGAACAGCAGAATGAAGAAATTGAAAAAGTAGAAGCAACAGAAGACTTTGAACCAAGGCCGGAGCCGGAGTCCGATTATAGTCCAATGATGGAAAGACCTATCAGCAAAAAAATACCGCATTCTTCTTCTAATGGTTCAGCCCTTGATGAAATAGATTTAAGTCCTGATGATAGCTTTTTTGATCCTGGATCTACAGCTCCGGACTCTCTTATTCCTTCCTCATTTGATGATGAAGATATCTTTGCTCCTATTGAAGAAACTATAGATGAAGTTTCCGAAAAGCCGAATATTTCTATTCTGCCTCATGGTGTAAAATCTTCTCCTCAATTTGAAGAAGAGCTGGATACCATTGAAAGCGATGAAATCGTTAAGCTTTTTATGTATTTGAGGGATTTATTGGATAATCTTCCTTCTGTAGAGCTAAAAGATTTTCTTATCAGCAATGAGCGCATTCAAATGGAATATGTGATAAATAAGCTATCCGGAGATGTCGGCCTAAAACGCAGAATGATTCTATTAAATGTAAAAGGTGCTTTGAAAAAAACAATAGATCCTCAAACTGCAACCGATAAAAATTTAAAAGATGTTTTGGGTTATCTTAGAATAGTTTCTTCTCAGCTTCCCGATAAGGGGTTTGCTTCTGCATGTATAGGAAAAATCAATAAGCTGATAAAACAAATCGAATAA
- a CDS encoding fibronectin type III domain-containing protein, with amino-acid sequence MQIMCKFKLNWRKSSALSLIFFYILLISAFSEDAVLNFGGKLGWNNIVYSRNIEQRKGKFGLQSLGLTSSVQNLTETADMYLSFDFKDTVEETGNYTIVNSSIIHIGADKAKLGEGAALFHYNSNNESLVLKPSKTSFFAGAKVLKSFTVEFWLCPQTTESGSTILRWWTSLVEGRRTMYQNIAASIFNNKLEWSFLNIWQDKNNKGLDVRLSGRSNIIPEIWSHHLITYDENTGLLEYRMNGKTEAIVYMTDTGRESKQILYSALGAPSDVLIGLNYSGLIDELRVTNFFSQFGMPWEISSLFEKYPQDGGRVETNIIDTGGNKSRPLLLKAAYETPEQTDAEFFIRAADSPFNWNGSYPEWKSIKPNEAIKNVAGRFFQIACDIYPDAEGLKSPLIHSFSLEYEKDNLPLPPARVVARAGDSSVELFWPPSIDTDVKGYLIYFGNKKGEYFGEGSPIDVGNVTNYKIENLKNGKIYFFAIAAYDEENGEHAGDTSKEAWARPLQSKKEGKNVE; translated from the coding sequence GTGCAGATTATGTGTAAATTTAAACTAAATTGGCGAAAAAGCTCTGCCTTGAGCCTTATATTTTTTTATATTCTCTTAATTTCCGCTTTTTCTGAAGATGCAGTCTTAAATTTCGGCGGAAAATTGGGCTGGAACAATATTGTCTATTCCCGAAATATAGAACAAAGAAAGGGAAAATTCGGTTTACAGTCTTTGGGGCTTACCTCATCCGTGCAAAATCTTACCGAAACTGCGGATATGTACCTTAGTTTTGATTTTAAGGACACAGTTGAAGAAACCGGAAATTATACTATCGTTAATTCTTCAATTATTCATATTGGTGCCGACAAGGCAAAACTTGGAGAAGGAGCTGCTCTTTTTCATTATAATTCGAATAATGAAAGTTTGGTACTAAAACCTTCAAAGACTTCTTTTTTTGCAGGGGCTAAAGTTTTAAAATCTTTTACCGTAGAATTTTGGTTATGCCCGCAGACAACCGAAAGCGGGAGCACTATTTTACGCTGGTGGACTTCCTTGGTTGAAGGCCGAAGAACAATGTACCAAAATATAGCTGCAAGCATTTTTAACAATAAACTTGAATGGTCTTTTTTAAATATTTGGCAGGACAAGAACAATAAGGGCCTGGATGTTAGGCTTTCCGGAAGATCAAATATCATTCCCGAAATTTGGAGTCATCACCTTATTACCTATGATGAAAATACAGGCCTTTTGGAATATAGGATGAACGGAAAAACCGAAGCCATTGTTTATATGACCGATACCGGAAGGGAAAGTAAGCAGATTTTGTACTCGGCCTTGGGTGCTCCTTCGGATGTACTTATAGGTTTAAACTATTCCGGCTTAATTGATGAGCTAAGGGTTACAAACTTTTTTTCTCAATTCGGAATGCCGTGGGAAATATCTTCCTTGTTTGAAAAATATCCTCAAGACGGCGGCCGCGTAGAAACAAATATAATCGACACCGGAGGAAATAAATCCCGGCCTCTTTTGTTAAAGGCTGCATATGAAACACCTGAACAAACCGATGCTGAATTTTTTATCAGGGCTGCCGACAGTCCTTTTAATTGGAACGGAAGCTATCCTGAATGGAAAAGTATTAAACCGAATGAGGCAATAAAAAATGTTGCCGGACGTTTTTTTCAAATTGCCTGTGATATTTATCCCGATGCGGAAGGTCTTAAATCCCCGCTGATTCATTCTTTTTCTTTGGAATATGAAAAAGATAATCTTCCGCTTCCTCCTGCAAGGGTTGTTGCAAGGGCGGGAGATTCATCGGTTGAATTATTCTGGCCGCCTTCTATAGATACTGATGTAAAAGGATATCTAATTTATTTTGGAAACAAAAAAGGAGAGTACTTCGGTGAAGGTTCTCCAATTGATGTAGGCAATGTAACAAATTACAAAATAGAAAATTTAAAAAACGGCAAAATATATTTTTTTGCGATAGCCGCTTATGATGAAGAAAACGGAGAACATGCCGGTGATACATCAAAAGAGGCGTGGGCTCGTCCTTTGCAAAGCAAAAAGGAAGGAAAAAATGTCGAGTAA
- a CDS encoding M20 family peptidase, with product MNYFYLLFLLLVFPLWLVLRALTFKPKKLNKIIIEDVDMDFDKAISRFAGMIKIPTVSHADVSLEDPAVFRKFQDYLNEAYPLVTKTCPRQILGPKGLLYHWKGKSSEKASVFMAHYDVVPVNREGWSRDPFGAEIIDNVLWGRGTLDTKCTLCGVMEAAEYLLSKGFVPEHDIYLSFSGDEEPHGPSCPAIVEELKKENIKVDFVLDEGGAVVEGVFPGIKERFAVIGIGEKGQMDAELSMESKGGHASTPPRHTIVGELSQTVCNIENNPLPMHVTPPVSAMFDVLGRHAGLGMRLVFANLKVFYPLFNLLTKKTGGELNAMLRTTTAVTKMSGSDAFNVIPPKASIGINIRYLAEDGRENIVSHFKRVIKNEDIKIEVKYDEEPSRYSKIDCPEFELLSDAIRQTWENALVTPYLMMACSDSRHYSRISDKVYRFSAMHLTKEERGLIHGNDERIRLDEFKRTLAFFVRIMNKF from the coding sequence ATGAATTATTTTTACTTGTTATTTTTGCTTCTTGTGTTTCCTTTATGGTTAGTATTAAGAGCTCTTACATTTAAACCTAAAAAATTAAATAAGATTATTATCGAAGATGTCGATATGGACTTTGACAAGGCTATAAGCCGTTTTGCGGGGATGATAAAGATTCCGACAGTGTCTCATGCCGATGTCAGCCTTGAAGACCCGGCCGTTTTTAGAAAATTCCAAGACTATCTTAACGAGGCCTACCCTCTTGTCACCAAAACCTGTCCGCGGCAAATCTTGGGGCCTAAGGGACTCCTCTATCATTGGAAGGGCAAGAGCTCCGAAAAGGCTTCGGTTTTTATGGCCCATTATGATGTAGTTCCCGTAAACAGGGAGGGCTGGAGCCGCGATCCCTTCGGGGCAGAAATTATAGATAATGTACTGTGGGGCCGAGGTACCTTGGACACTAAGTGCACACTCTGCGGCGTAATGGAAGCTGCAGAGTACCTCCTTTCAAAGGGCTTTGTCCCCGAACACGATATCTATCTTTCGTTTTCGGGAGATGAGGAGCCTCACGGCCCAAGCTGTCCTGCAATAGTCGAAGAACTTAAAAAAGAAAACATAAAAGTAGACTTCGTTCTTGATGAGGGCGGTGCCGTAGTTGAAGGTGTCTTCCCCGGCATCAAAGAAAGGTTTGCCGTAATAGGTATAGGAGAAAAGGGACAGATGGATGCGGAGCTTTCTATGGAAAGTAAGGGCGGGCACGCTTCAACACCTCCGCGGCACACAATAGTAGGAGAGCTCTCTCAGACTGTTTGCAACATAGAAAACAATCCACTCCCCATGCATGTAACGCCTCCCGTTTCGGCCATGTTCGATGTCCTCGGCCGTCATGCAGGCCTTGGGATGAGGTTAGTCTTTGCAAACCTAAAAGTTTTCTATCCCTTATTTAATCTGCTTACCAAAAAAACGGGCGGAGAATTAAACGCAATGCTCCGCACTACAACGGCCGTAACAAAGATGTCCGGCTCCGATGCCTTTAATGTTATTCCGCCTAAGGCGAGCATAGGAATCAATATCCGCTATTTGGCCGAAGACGGAAGAGAGAATATTGTTTCTCATTTTAAAAGAGTAATAAAAAATGAAGACATAAAGATAGAGGTAAAATATGATGAGGAACCCAGCCGCTATTCAAAAATAGATTGCCCCGAATTTGAACTTTTAAGCGATGCAATCAGGCAAACTTGGGAAAATGCTCTTGTAACGCCGTATCTTATGATGGCCTGCTCTGATTCCCGCCATTACTCAAGAATATCGGACAAGGTATACCGTTTTTCTGCGATGCACCTAACAAAAGAAGAAAGAGGGTTGATTCACGGCAATGATGAAAGAATACGCTTGGACGAGTTTAAACGTACCCTCGCCTTTTTTGTACGCATAATGAATAAATTTTAA
- a CDS encoding ferritin: MNEKITKALNEQINKEMESAYLYLGMAVHFEAEALPGFAHWMQEQAKEEMEHALKIYRYLFEIGAKPVLGAIGAQSTEYGKPIEVVKKVLEHEKFVTASITSLYELAIAEKDYKTQSFLTWFINEQVEEEANVTAILDKFRYIDNNAGLMILDRELAARA; encoded by the coding sequence ATGAACGAAAAAATTACAAAGGCTTTAAACGAGCAGATTAACAAGGAAATGGAATCGGCTTATTTGTATTTAGGAATGGCTGTACATTTTGAAGCAGAGGCTCTTCCGGGTTTTGCCCATTGGATGCAGGAACAAGCTAAAGAAGAAATGGAACATGCTCTTAAAATATACAGATATTTATTTGAAATTGGAGCAAAGCCGGTTTTAGGAGCCATCGGTGCCCAGAGTACCGAATACGGAAAACCTATTGAGGTAGTAAAAAAGGTTTTGGAACACGAAAAATTTGTAACAGCTTCAATCACAAGCCTTTACGAATTGGCCATTGCAGAAAAAGACTATAAAACTCAAAGCTTTTTAACTTGGTTTATCAATGAGCAGGTTGAAGAAGAAGCTAATGTTACGGCTATCTTGGATAAGTTTAGATACATTGACAACAACGCAGGTTTAATGATTTTGGATAGAGAGCTTGCAGCACGGGCTTAA